CGAAAGAAGCGCTTCTTGTCTCTCTCGAGAAAGAAAATACCGATCCCATTCTCTCTTCGCTGGAACGGGAGATCCACACGGCGCTCAATCAGACTGGTATCGGGCCAATGGGGCTCGGCGGACGAACAACAGTCCTCGGCGTCAAGATCAAAATGGCATACTGCCACACAGCGAGTTTGCCAGTTGCGATCAACCTGCAGTGCTGGGCGGCGAGAAAGGCGACGGCGAGGATTTTTGAAGACGGCACGGTTCTTTATTCGTTAGAGGGATTTGAATGATTCTCAGCACCCCGCTTTCTGAAGAGCTCGTGAGGTCGCTTAGGGTTGGTGATACGGTCAGACTCAATGGCATCATTTATACGGGGAGGGACGAGGTGCATCGTCGTGCGCTCGAAATGCACGAACGGGGAGAAAAGCTTCCAGTGGATCTGAAAGGTGCGGCGCTTTTTCATTGTGGGCCGATTATGAAGAATGAAGGTAGCGAATGGAAAGTTCTCGCCGCTGGTCCAACGACGAGTGCAAGGATGAACGCGCTCGAACCGAAGTTCATTGAGATTTTTGGGGTGAGAGCGATCATCGGAAAGGGGGGAATGTCAAGGCAAACCGTCGATGCGATGAAGCGTTTCGGCTGCGTTTACCTCGCCGTCACGGGTGGCGCCGCTGTTACGACGGCGAAAAGTATCAAGAAGGTTGTCGGTGTTGAATGGTTCGACTTAGGAATGCCAGAAGCACTATGGATCTTTGAGGTGAAAGACTTCGGACCGCTCATCGTCGCGATCGATACAAACGGTGAGAGTCTTTACGAACAGGTCGAGAGAAATGTGATGAGTAATCTTCTCGCAGTACGACAGATGCTAGGTCTCAAAAGAGAATGAAAAGATTAATTTATTCTATTTTCAAAATATAAAATGGAAATTACGAGGCTATCATTTCTCTTCTTCAGCTTCTTCTTTCTCTTTCTCCTCGATTTCAGGCTCTTCTTGAGCCATCAATTCGGGATTCTGGACGATCTTGAATCGGATAAATAAGGATATGATCAGTATGATGATCGCGACGGAAAGAGCGACGACCATCAGGGAATGCGGGAGATCGAAGCCTGGAATGAATCCACTGCTTTCCTCGATCGCCTCTCTTTCAATGGAAAAATCGTAGCGTTTTTCCTCGAATGGTGAAAGGGTAATCTGAACAGTCTTTTCTTGATATCCCTGTTTTCTGAACGTGAGGGAATACGTTCCAGCTGGAACGTTTGATAGTGTGTAATTGCCGTTTGCATCTGTTGTCGTTGAAGCTGAAAAAGACTGCGATTGCAACACTACTTGTACACCAGCAACTGGACTATCCCCGAAATAAACTCGTCCATAGAGCTTCGCAGGTTGCTCGACGAGGGTGAAATTGAGGACTGTCTTCTTCCCTCTGATGATGACGACTGGCTCGTTAAAGTATGAAGTCCAGTATCCTTGTTTCTCCGCATAAGCGATATAGATCCCTGGCGCAATCCCACTGATGGTATACTCGCCAAGCGGACTCGTCGAAACACCTGTGTAATTATTTTTAGAGCTTCGCAGGTGGACGGTCGCTCCCGGTACTGGCGCTGTCCCGTTTGTCACGTAACCTGTTAAAGTTCCAAGGATCTCGGACATCGTAAAATTGAGAATTGGAAGATGTGACGGGTCGATGATAATGTTGTAATAGGTGATATTTGCCGTGTAATTTGTCAACGAGGCTGAAATGTTGTAAGTGCCGGAAGGAAGTGATAAGTTGTATTCGCCGGAAATATTTGAGACGGAAAAAAACACGGAGTTTGTCGTCGTGTTGATCGCAGTTACGTTGACCCCAGCAAGTGGCGCGCCCCTTTCGTTGAAAACAAACCCTCTGACATAAACTTCGTTGCCCTCCTGCGCAACCGATTGAATAGAGATTGGCGATAAAAGAAAGGAGATTAGGATAGCGGCGAGCAGAAAGGCAGAAAGGTTTCTCATGGCAGGTGTGCACTATAGACTGCTGAGAATAAATTAATTGCGAAACATGAGAAATCACGGCGATCTGCGCTAATCCATATCGACGTGGGTCGACTCCTTCTTCAAGAGGCACCCCTTCGCAAATTAGTAATACAAGAATGATCAATGAATTTTGATTTTCAATTTGGAGAGATAAACCGATGATGGAACGAGTTACACGATGCTATACGAAAGAAGAAGTACTCGCTCTCATGGATCCGCTGATCGCGGAATGGTTCAACAGCAAGTTTGCGGATCTGACTGAGCCGCAATCTTATGCGATCCCCCTCATCCATCGGAGGGAAAACGTCCTCGTATCCTCGCCAACTGGTTCAGGGAAAACCCTGACCGCCTTCCTGGCGATCATCAATGAACTGATCAGTTATTCAAAGAAAGGAAAACTGGAAGACAGAGTCTACGCAGTTTATGTTTCCCCCTTAAAAGCGCTCGCGAACGACATCAACAGAAACCTCGAGGAACCGTTGAGGGAAATGCGAGCACTCGCTGAAAAAAAAGGCTTAGAATTTCCAGATATCAGAGTTGGCGTGCGGTCCGGTGATACTTCCTCCTACGAAAGGCAGAGAATGCTGAGAAAGCCGCCTCACATCTTTATCACCACACCGGAATCGCTTGCGCTGGTTCTGGCAGCCCCGAAGTTTCGA
This region of Methanomassiliicoccales archaeon genomic DNA includes:
- a CDS encoding carboxypeptidase regulatory-like domain-containing protein; amino-acid sequence: MRNLSAFLLAAILISFLLSPISIQSVAQEGNEVYVRGFVFNERGAPLAGVNVTAINTTTNSVFFSVSNISGEYNLSLPSGTYNISASLTNYTANITYYNIIIDPSHLPILNFTMSEILGTLTGYVTNGTAPVPGATVHLRSSKNNYTGVSTSPLGEYTISGIAPGIYIAYAEKQGYWTSYFNEPVVIIRGKKTVLNFTLVEQPAKLYGRVYFGDSPVAGVQVVLQSQSFSASTTTDANGNYTLSNVPAGTYSLTFRKQGYQEKTVQITLSPFEEKRYDFSIEREAIEESSGFIPGFDLPHSLMVVALSVAIIILIISLFIRFKIVQNPELMAQEEPEIEEKEKEEAEEEK
- a CDS encoding fumarate hydratase C-terminal domain-containing protein, whose product is MILSTPLSEELVRSLRVGDTVRLNGIIYTGRDEVHRRALEMHERGEKLPVDLKGAALFHCGPIMKNEGSEWKVLAAGPTTSARMNALEPKFIEIFGVRAIIGKGGMSRQTVDAMKRFGCVYLAVTGGAAVTTAKSIKKVVGVEWFDLGMPEALWIFEVKDFGPLIVAIDTNGESLYEQVERNVMSNLLAVRQMLGLKRE